From the Streptomyces sp. NBC_01216 genome, the window TCTGCCAGTAGGTGTCGCGCCAACGTTCTTGCTGGCGTGATCGACGCTACTGGTCACCCCTGCCATGTGGGGCGTACGTTCACTCGACCGGATGGCATATTCCAAACGAGCTTCCTTGGAGGCCCCACAAGGGTGTAGCGTGCCCGCTTTCCGTGCGAGGACGGGCACGAGGGGCGGTATTCACCCCGGGTTTCCCGCCGCGTACGCCTTGGCGATGTCCGAGATGAACTCCCGGGTCTGCTCGGCGTTCAGCGCCTGTGCCCGCAGATGCTCGTACATCACGCTGTACTTCGCGACGTCCTGCGCCTTCTCCAGATACAGGTCGCTGGTCACGCCTTCGATGTAGACGACGCTGGAATCGGAGGTGTCCGGGAACTCCAGGATCGCGTAGTGACCGCTGATACCCGGATGCGCACCCATGTCGAACGGCAGCACCTGCACGGTGACGTGCGGCAGCAGCGACTGCTCGACCAGGTGCTCCAGCTGCTCGATCATCAGCCGCTTGTTGCCCACGATCCGGCGCAGCGCGCCCTCGTCGATGACCGCCCACAGCCGCAGATGACGCTCGTCGTCCCGGATCCGCTCCTGGCGTCGGGTACGGACCGTGACGCGCTTGTCGATGTCGGCCGGAGCGGACTCGGGCAGCGCGCCCCTGATCACCGCCTCCGCGTATCCGTGGGTCTGCAGCAGGCCGGGGATGATCTGCGGTTCGTACACCCGCAGGCTCTCCGCGTCCGTCTCCAGCCCGATGTAGACGCTGTAGGGGATGTCGCCGAAGGCGTGCCACCAGCCCTGCTGGCGCGAGTCCTTCGCCATCTGCATCAGGGACTCGACGACCCGCTCGTCCTCGACCTCGTACACCCCGCAGAGATCACGGACATCGCGCTGGCTGATCGAGCGACGGCCGTTCTCGAGGCGGCTGATCTTCGACTGGGAGACCAGAAGGCGCTCGGCGACCTGTTCGGCCGTCATGTTCTTCTGCTCCCGGAGTCGGCGGAGCTCCTGTCCCAAACGGCGTCGCCTGACAGTGGGGTTGACGTTGGACGCCACGGAAACTGCACCTCCGGCGGTCGGCTGCGTAGCTGTGAGTATCTACTGCTTGGCAGACTGCCACCAAAGGTGTGGTGTGCGCTGGGAAATGACGACAACGCGGTTGCCGTGCCCATGGCGAAGGGCAGGGCCCGCGGCGGGTGCGCGCTCGGGCATGGCTCGGGCCGCGAGGTCTTCGCGTGGCGGGTGCGGGGGTGGTCGTGGCGAGACGGCCACTCCCCGCACGCCTGCGGCTCCCGGAGCGGTTGCGTGGTGCTCAGTGCACGGCGGCGCGGGCCATGCTGCCGCGGTGGGGCTGCTCCGGGACGCCCGTGGGACGTCCGCCACCCGCGGCGGAACCACGGCGCGGCTGCGCGGCCACACCGTTCTGGACGTCCATCACGGCATGCGCCACGAGTCCGCCCATGGGGTCGTGCCGGATCAGGTCGCGCAGCCGGGACCGCGACGACCGTCCTTCGTTCCCCGGGTACAGGTGCTTGCCGAGGCCGACCGCGTGGGCCAGCGCGGCGAGCGCCGCGGTCCGCGGGTCCGGCGGTACGCCGGTGCGGATCGCACTGTCCAGCCGGGCCCTGATGTCCCGGCTGATCGCCGTGTCCGTCGCCTGGTAGCGAGTCGTCGGCAACACCCCGCACATCTGGCCTTCGACGGCATGCACCATGCCGCACCGCTCCAGATGAGCGAGGTACATCTGGCGCAGCCCCAGTCGGGGCCCGCCGATCCAGTGGACGGCCCGTACCGGACTGCCACGCCTGCGCAGCAGTTCCAGTGCGGAGTCCAGTGTCGGATCTCCGGTCGGCCGTGGCATCACCACGGCGATACGATCCCCGTCAGGGGCTATCCGTCCTGCCAGAGCCAGCTCCACTAGCTGAGCTCCGGCGAGGCCGAGGTCGAGCGACTGCGGCTGCGCTGTGGTACCCGTGGCCGGGTCCAGAGCGAGCAGCAGAAGCTCCTCCGGAATTGTTCTGCGGCTCCTGCCCATCCATGCCTCCCCGCGTGGATGAGTCACAGGGTGACCCCTCTCACATTCATCTGTCGAGAGCGCCTGGGTGGTTCGTATGGGAACCAGTAGGTATGTCGTTCTCGTCTAGCACGGGAGCCAAGGGGTCCACACGGGACACTGGTGCACGGTTCGGACGTACGCATGACGCACGGAGGAGGCATGGTGGCGGGCGAGTCCCCCGACAAGGCGGAGCAGCAGGAGTCCCCGAGGGGGGCGGCTCCGGGTGGCGGCGCCCGGGATCCGAGGCTTTCCGTCCTCCGTGAGACCGAGGGCGCGTCGGCGGCTCCGGAGACCGCCCCGGCGGTCCGGGTGGACCAGCCGACCGCCGTCTTCGCGAACCTGGCGCCGCGTACGCCCGAGGACGACGTCCGCTCCGTGCCGGAGCAGGAGACCGCGATCGACGGCGCCGCCGCGGAGGCTGCCGGTGACGCGCAGGCCGGGACCGGTGACCGGCTGCGGGCGGCGGTGGCGGCCTGGGTCGCCTCCGGCGACGAGGAGCGGGCCAGGGGCCCGGAGAAGACGACGGAGGAGTCGGCGGAGGAGTCGGCGGAGCGGCCCGCGGGGAAGCCCGACGGGGGGCGGACCGCCGGCGACGGGTCGGTGGCCGCGGCCGGAGACACCGCCGACACCGAGGCCGATGCCGAGGCCGACACGGAGGCCGATGCCGAGGCCGACGACGCCGTGGAGGACGTGGATCGCGCGGACCACGGGGACGAGCCGGCCGTCGAGGACGGTCCGGCCGAGGGAGGCCCGGCCGCCGTCGCCAGGACCTCGGGCGACGACCGGGACGCGGGCGACGCGTCCGAGGAGTCCGCGTCCGAGGAGTCCGCGTCCGAGCCGTCCGCGTCCGAGGAGTCCGCGTCCGAGCCGTCCGCGTCCGAGGAGTCCGCGTCCGAGCCGTCCGCGTCCGAGCCGTCCGCGTCCGCCGGGGCCGGTTCCGAGGAGCCCGCTCCCGCCGCGTCCGCGTCCGAGGAGCCCGTGAGGGCGGTGGTCGCACCGGTCGCCTCGGCGGATTCCTGGTTCTCCGCGCGCAAGCCCGCCGCAGCCGCCGAGCCCGCAGCCGCCGAGCCCACCGCCGCTACCGCCCCGGAGCACGCAGAGCCCGCCGTGGCGTCGTCCGCCGACGACCCCGCGGACGGCGCGCCCGCCGTCGACCAGCCCACGGCCGTCTTCAAGGCCGTCCGCCCGGCCGCCGTGGACCAGCCGACGACCGCGCTGAAGCTCCCCCCGACACCGCCCCCGAGCCGGGAACCGGACGCGGGCGGGAAGGCCGGTCCGAGCCGGGATTCGGCCCCGGCCCCGGCCCCGCCGTCTGACGGGCCGACGCCGTCCGCCGAGCGCCCGAGCACGTTCGTACCCCTGCGCAAGGACGTGCGCCACACGCCGGCCGCCACCCCCGCGCCGGAGACGGACACCGGTACGCCCGTCGCCCCGCGAATCCAGGTCCCGGCGCCCGCTCCGGACGCCCCGGCGTCCCTCACCGAGCCCGAGCGGACCAAGCAGCAGCCCATGCCGCCGCTGCCCCCTCTCGATCTCCTGGCCGAGCTGACGAACACCCCGCCCCCGGCGCCGACCCCGCTGCGCACCACTGTCCGGCGCGTACGGATCTGGACGCCGCTGGTCATCCTGCTCCTGATCGTCTTTGCGATCGTGCAGTTCGTCCGGCCGCTTCCCGAGCCCGTCCTCGGCCTCACCGCGGACCCCGCCTACACCTTCGAAGGCGGTGACCTGAACATGCCGTGGCCCAGTGAGGGCCAGGGCGCGGCCGAGGTGGAGGGCGTCGGCTCGCTGGGTACGTACGGCGCGCAGCGGCCCGCCCCGATCGCCAGCGTCGCCAAGACGATGACGGCCTACGTGATCCTTCGCGACCACCCCATCAAGGGGAAGGAGTCCGGCCCGGAGATCGAGGTCGACCAGAAGGCCGGCGAGCAGGCCAAGGCGAAGGACGAGTCGACCGCGCCGATCAAGAAGGGCCAGTTCTACTCCGAGAAGGAACTGCTCCAGCTCCTCATGATCCCGTCGGGGAACAACGTGGCCCGGCTGCTCGCCCGCTGGGACGCCGGTTCCGAGGCCGCCTTCGTCGAGAAGATGAACGCCGCCGCCAAGGACCTCGGCATGACCGACTCGGTGTACACCGACCCCTCGGGTCTCGAGTCGACCACCGTCTCGACCCCGCTGGACCAGCTGAAACTGGCGAAGGCGGTCATGCAGAACGATGTGTTCCGCGAGATCGTGAACATGCCGAACCTCACCGTCGACGGCATTCCGGGCCGGATCGAGAACAACAACAACATCCTGCTCAAGCCGGGAGTCGGCGGCATCAAGACCGGCTCCTCCACCCCCGCCGGCGGCAACCTGCTCTGGTCCGCGAACACCGTCGTCGACGGCAAGAACCGCCGCATTCTCGGCGTTGTGATGGGCGCGAAGAACGCCGACCAGCTCTACAAGAAGCTCCAGCTGGCGATCGACTACAGCCTCGAACTCATCCGGAAGGCACAGGCGGACGTGACCTCCGCCACCGTCGTCCGCAAGGGCCAGGTCGTCGGCCGGATCGACGACGGCCTCGGCGGCTCGACCCCGGTCGTCGCCACCGAGGAACTCAAGGCCATCGGCTGGCCGGGCCTCGAGGTCCGGCTGCGGCTGACCGACGGCGGCACGACCGTGCCGCACTCCGGCAAGGCGGGCGACGTCGTCGGCGAGATCTCCATCGGCACCGGGGCCGGCCGGGTCACCGCGCCCGTCGCGCTGCAGAAGGACCTCGTCGAGCCCGGCTTCGACAGGAAGCTGACCCGCCTGGGCTGACCGGCGGCCGACAGGCCGGGCGCCCCGGACTCCCGGGGCGCCGCGGTCGGCACCTGTTAGCGTTCCGGGGACGAGGAACACGGGAGAGGGCCGCAGTGACCACCGCCGAGCCGACGAGCGCCGACGAGGCCGCCGCGCAGCCGGGTGCAGGCGTGCCCCGGCGAATAGAGCTCCCTTCCCCCCGGACCCCCGCGGAGAAGCCCCCGGCCGCGCCGCCGGCACGCCCCGCCCGGCGACGGCGCCGCTACCCCGTGATGATCGCTACGGGCGTCGCCGCGCTCACCCACGTCCTCTGGTTCTTCCTGTTCGCGAACAGCGGCGGCGACCTCGCCGCCCAGGACGCGTGGGCCGAGTTCGTCGGCCGGCACCCCGACTCCGCCTACAACCTCGCCTGGTACGGCGGGATGCACCCGGTCTCGTACAGCGTCGTCTCGCCGTACCTGATGTCCCTGCTCGGGGTACGGACCACGATGATGATCGCCGGGACCGTCTCGGCCGGTCTGACCGCGCTGATCCTCGTCAGGCTGCGGGCCGTCCGCAATCCGCTCGCCTGCGCGCTCGCCGGGGTCTTCGCCTTCCTGTGCAACGCCCTGTCGGGACGGGTGACCTTCGGGCTCGGCCTGATGTTCGCGCTCGGCGCGGTCGCCGCCGTCTTCTGCTGGCCGCACCGCTGGCGCCACAGACGCTGGGCGAAGGCGGCGGTCGCGGCCCCGCTCGCCGGGATCGCCACCGCGTGCAGCCCGGTGGCCGGCCTCTTCCTCGGCGTCGCCGCGGCGGCGCTCTTCCTCAACAAGCGGCGCCCGGGAGCGTACGCGCTCGGACTCGCCCCGGTGCTGGTCGTCGCCGTCTCCGCCTGGCTGTTCCCGTTCTCCGGTACACAGCCGATGTCACTGGGCTCGACCTCGCTGCCGTTCCTCTTCGGGGTGCTGGTCCTCCTGCTCGTGCCCCGGGCATGGCGGACGGTCCGCACCGGCGCGGCCGTCTACTCGGTGGGCACGCTGCTGACCTGGCTGATCGACTCGCAGATCGGCTCGAACGTCTCACGACTCGTCATGCTCTTCGCCGGTGTGGTGCTGCTGGCCGCCCTGCCCTACACGGTGCCGCGCTCGCGCAGGTGGTACGCGGTCCTGCTGGCCTTCGCGGGACTGAACGCCTGGATCGGCTTCAAGGGCGTCGACGACGTCGTGCGGACCGCGCCCGACGCCTCCTGGACACGTGAGGTCGCTCCGCTGATCAACCAGCTCCAGGTACGGGGGGCGGAGAAGGCACGCGTCGAGGTCGTGCCGGCCTCCAGCCACCGCGAGTCCTCCGCGCTCACCCCGTACATCAACCTCGCCCGCGGCTGGAACCGCCAGGCCGACATGGAGCGCAACCCGCTCTTCTACGACGACACGCTCAACTCCGACAACTACCAGGACTGGCTCGACCGCTGGGCCGTGCACTACGTCGTGCTGCCCACCGGGGTACCCGACTCGGGCGCCGAGCGGGAGGCCGAACTGGTCGCGCGGGGGCTGCCCTACCTGCGGCAGGTCTGGTCCGACGCCAACTGGCGGCTCTACGAGGTCGCCGACCCCACACCGCTCGCCGACCCGCCCGCCCGGGTGGAGCGGGCCGCCGCGGACGAGGTACTGATCCGCCTCGACGCGCCGGGCCGGGTGCTGATCCGCGTGCCGTTCTCGCCGTGGCTGGCGCTGCTCGACGAGGACGGCGGCAAGATCGAGCCGCCGCAGGAGACGGAGGCGTCCCAGGCGGCCCGGGAGGCGTCGGAGACCGAACTGCCGAAGGTCTTCCGCAACGAGGAAGGGTGCCTGGTCAAGGGCGAGCCCGACCGGGAGGGCGACGAATGGACGGAGCTGGTGGCGCCGAAGGCGGGTGTCTACCGGCTCGGGGCGCCGTACAAGATCTTCCCGCGCGGGACGGCGTGCCCGGAGGAACTCCGCTGACCCCCGGCCCCCACGGTCGGGGGCGGACGGGGACGAAACTCCCGTGCTTCGGTTCGCACACCTCTGCGATCATCCCCGCATGGCGCACCGTCTCGAATCGCTGGTCATCCGTCACACCCACCGCATCTCCTCGCCCCAGGGCTCCGCCGGCGAAGGAGCCACCGTCGCGCGGCAGTTCGACGCGGCGCTGGCCTCCGTGGGCTTCAAGCTCTCGGCCGAGTTGCTGGAGCGGCTGTCGGGACTGTCCGAGGACGCCGTCGCGTACACCGCCCAGCGGACCCTGCGCGTCGTGAGCGAGATGCTGGGTGACCACGTCCGCCACAACACGTACTTCATCGACTTCCCGGCCAACGTGCCGGACACCGAAGAGTTCTGGATGCGGTGCGTGACACAGGCGCTCGGCGACGCCGCGTCGCGCGAGAACGTGCTGACGCAACTGAAGCACGGGGTGCTGGACCTCCTCAGCCTCCCCACGTACGGGAGCTACCAGCACACCTACGAGGAGATGCTCGCGGCGCAAGGCGAGCTGATCGCCTCGGCGGGCGACCGGGTGACCGTCCTGCACCTCGGACGGGACCTGGACGACGAACTCACCGACCTGTACCTGGCCTTGGCGGGCAGCACGACGCCACTGGGCGAGGACCACCTGCGCGACCTCAAGACCCTCGCCGCGCACCGCGCGCTCGGCCCCCAGCCCGAGACGATCCCCGTCCGGGAGAACCGGGCCCTCGTCAACGAGGCCCGCCTCGGCGTCGGCGCCGGACTCCTGCTGGACACCGTCACCGATGTGCTGCGGCTGGCCTGCGCGCTGTCGGGCGGTGACGTGACGCTCCAGGAGCCGACCCGGTTCCGCGCGCTGTCCCGTCCGGTGCGCCGGGGACTGCTCGCGGGCCTCGACGCGGTGGTCGCGGCGAATCCGGCGAAGCTCGCCGACGTGCACGCGCACCGGGAGGCATTCAAGCGGCTCGGCGAGCGTCTTCACCCGCACGAGTACCCGCGCTGGCCCCACGCCGCCGACGTGTTCGCCGTCGCGCGGGGCGAGAAGGAGGCACGGTCCTTCGACAGCCGCGTCGGAAAACTGCTCGACGCGTCCGACGTCATCGGCGCGGTCACGCTGCTGAAGTCCGCTCCCGGCAAACTGTTCCGCACCCTGGACCTCCTGCTGCGCACCGCCGCGGACCAGGAGGAGCGGGACGCGGTGACGGCCGCCGCGGTCGAGGTCGCTCCCGAGGTCTCCGGCCGGGTCGTCCTCTCGGTCCGCGAGCACTTCCACAACCGGGAGCGGGAGAGCGACGAACTCCGCATCTTCGTCAACCGTCGCGGACGCGCCTGGGTGACCCCCGACACCCGCTCCCCGGTACCGGCCGCGGACCGCGACCGTCTCATAGCCGCCCTCGACGCCGAGACGCGCCGCCGGCTCCCGGCGCCGGGCCGCCTCCTGCTCGACCCCGAGGTCCTCGAGGTAGCGCTCCCGCTCAGCGGCCGGGCGACGGCGTCCGGGTTCGGCGTGCTTCCGCGGGGTTCGGTCTCGGAGGTCGACGGCGAACTGCTGCGCTTCTTCGTGTACTGGAAGGAGACCGCGACCCGGACCGATTACGACCTGTCGGCCCTGCTCCTCAACAGCGACTACAGCACCGACTCATGGCTCTCCTACACGGTCCTCGAGGCCGCCGGAGGCGAGCACTCGGGCGATGTCACCGAGGCGCCCGACGGGGCCTCGGAGTTCATCAACCTGTCCCTGGACCAGCTGCGCGCCACCTTCGTCGTTCCGCAGGTCAACATCTTCACCGGCGAGGGCTTCGAGGAGACCGAGGAGTCGTTCTTCGGGTTCATGCTGCGCGACGCCGAGCAGAAGGGCCGCCCGTTCGAGCCGCGCACGGTGCGGATGAAGTCGGAGCTGCGCGGGGTGGGCCGGGTGGCGCTGCCCCTGGTCTTCCAGCGCGGAGAGGACGGCCGCTGGCGTGCGAAGTGGCTGCACCTGTACCTGAAGGGCATCTCGGAGGCCAACCGGGTCGAGGAGAACCAGGTCTCGGTGTCCAAGGCGGTGCGTGCCCTCGTGGAGCGCCGGCAACTGACCGTGGGATACCTGATCGACCTGATGTCCCGCGACACCACGGTCACGGACCTGTGGGACGGCGAACGGGTCCCCGGCGAGCCCGTGACGTACATCGGTCTCGAGCGCCCCGAGGGGCTGCACCCGGACTCCCGGGTCATCACCCTCGAAAATCTCAGCGACTTGATTCCGGCCTGAGTGTTAGTGTCGGTCACGGCAAGGCCATGAAGGGGCTTCCTTCTCAAACACTCCAAATGAAATCGAGCTTCTTCGCTCTCCTTGCCCTCGACTTCACCGGGAGGCGCCCCCGCGGCGCCTCCCGGTTCTCGTGTGGGCCGGCCCCGGCCACCGCGAAATCGGCGCGACGCGGCCCCGAACCGCCTGGTACTTCGCCCGTGGCGAGGCCATGAAAGGGCTTCCTTCTCCTCCGCCGCGCGAGCGGCCTACATGCGATGAGTCTGTCGCTTTCCTCGCCCTTCGACGCCACTCCGGGCGGTCCCGCGCCCACCGCGCGAGCACCGCCCGGAGCGGCGTCGAGTGCTGCCGCCGGACGTTGCGGCGTGACGTCGGCTGCCCGGATCAGACGGTCACCGCTTGCGATGAGGGCCCACTCGTAGGTTCCCGGCGCCGTCTCGACGACCGCGCGAGGCCGGGTCTGCCGCACCTGTTCCCGGGTCCCCGTGGCCGTCCGCCGCGGCGGAGCGACTTCGCGCCTTCTGGCAGGTGGGTGGCACGGCCTCGATCACGAGAAAGGGCCGGCTCCGGGGAGATGCCCCTGTGAGCCGGCCCTTCTCCTTGTGCCCCCGGCAGGATTCGAACCTGCGACACCCGCTTCAGGAGCTTTAGGAGTGGTATCGAATCTCTGGCGGGTGGTGCTCGGCTCTGCCCCGTGGTGCTCTTCTGCCTGATCAGCGCCGCGCGGCATGACCGGCCATCCGGCTCAGGGCGGCTTCTGCCACGCCGTCCGCTCGCGCGTCGCTCACGCATTCGGCGGGCCGTGGGGCGTCCAGTGGCAGACCAGGCTGTGGCGCCGAAGGCTGATTTTCCCTGTGGGCGTACCCGGATGAGGAGCGGCATCCTTCTAGCCATGCATGTCACTGACATTAATGTTACTAACCATGATGTTAGTATCTTTGTTGCTGGGTGCTCTGAGAGGTGGCGACATGGCGGATTTCGTGGGCAGGCGGCACGAGCTCGAGACGTTGGATCGCGAGCTGGGCAAGGTGACGGCCGGGGTCGGTGGGGAGCGGCCCGGGCGGTGCGTGATGCTCCGAGGGCGCCGCCGGGTCGGTAAGTCGCGATTGGTGGAGCGGTTCGCCGAGAGGTCCGGTGCGCCGTTCCTCTTCTATGCCGCCACAGGGGCGTCGCCGGGGGCGGACCTGGAGCGGCTCAGCCAGGATGCGC encodes:
- a CDS encoding D-alanyl-D-alanine carboxypeptidase; the protein is MTHGGGMVAGESPDKAEQQESPRGAAPGGGARDPRLSVLRETEGASAAPETAPAVRVDQPTAVFANLAPRTPEDDVRSVPEQETAIDGAAAEAAGDAQAGTGDRLRAAVAAWVASGDEERARGPEKTTEESAEESAERPAGKPDGGRTAGDGSVAAAGDTADTEADAEADTEADAEADDAVEDVDRADHGDEPAVEDGPAEGGPAAVARTSGDDRDAGDASEESASEESASEPSASEESASEPSASEESASEPSASEPSASAGAGSEEPAPAASASEEPVRAVVAPVASADSWFSARKPAAAAEPAAAEPTAATAPEHAEPAVASSADDPADGAPAVDQPTAVFKAVRPAAVDQPTTALKLPPTPPPSREPDAGGKAGPSRDSAPAPAPPSDGPTPSAERPSTFVPLRKDVRHTPAATPAPETDTGTPVAPRIQVPAPAPDAPASLTEPERTKQQPMPPLPPLDLLAELTNTPPPAPTPLRTTVRRVRIWTPLVILLLIVFAIVQFVRPLPEPVLGLTADPAYTFEGGDLNMPWPSEGQGAAEVEGVGSLGTYGAQRPAPIASVAKTMTAYVILRDHPIKGKESGPEIEVDQKAGEQAKAKDESTAPIKKGQFYSEKELLQLLMIPSGNNVARLLARWDAGSEAAFVEKMNAAAKDLGMTDSVYTDPSGLESTTVSTPLDQLKLAKAVMQNDVFREIVNMPNLTVDGIPGRIENNNNILLKPGVGGIKTGSSTPAGGNLLWSANTVVDGKNRRILGVVMGAKNADQLYKKLQLAIDYSLELIRKAQADVTSATVVRKGQVVGRIDDGLGGSTPVVATEELKAIGWPGLEVRLRLTDGGTTVPHSGKAGDVVGEISIGTGAGRVTAPVALQKDLVEPGFDRKLTRLG
- a CDS encoding GOLPH3/VPS74 family protein, whose product is MGRSRRTIPEELLLLALDPATGTTAQPQSLDLGLAGAQLVELALAGRIAPDGDRIAVVMPRPTGDPTLDSALELLRRRGSPVRAVHWIGGPRLGLRQMYLAHLERCGMVHAVEGQMCGVLPTTRYQATDTAISRDIRARLDSAIRTGVPPDPRTAALAALAHAVGLGKHLYPGNEGRSSRSRLRDLIRHDPMGGLVAHAVMDVQNGVAAQPRRGSAAGGGRPTGVPEQPHRGSMARAAVH
- a CDS encoding MFS transporter, giving the protein MTTAEPTSADEAAAQPGAGVPRRIELPSPRTPAEKPPAAPPARPARRRRRYPVMIATGVAALTHVLWFFLFANSGGDLAAQDAWAEFVGRHPDSAYNLAWYGGMHPVSYSVVSPYLMSLLGVRTTMMIAGTVSAGLTALILVRLRAVRNPLACALAGVFAFLCNALSGRVTFGLGLMFALGAVAAVFCWPHRWRHRRWAKAAVAAPLAGIATACSPVAGLFLGVAAAALFLNKRRPGAYALGLAPVLVVAVSAWLFPFSGTQPMSLGSTSLPFLFGVLVLLLVPRAWRTVRTGAAVYSVGTLLTWLIDSQIGSNVSRLVMLFAGVVLLAALPYTVPRSRRWYAVLLAFAGLNAWIGFKGVDDVVRTAPDASWTREVAPLINQLQVRGAEKARVEVVPASSHRESSALTPYINLARGWNRQADMERNPLFYDDTLNSDNYQDWLDRWAVHYVVLPTGVPDSGAEREAELVARGLPYLRQVWSDANWRLYEVADPTPLADPPARVERAAADEVLIRLDAPGRVLIRVPFSPWLALLDEDGGKIEPPQETEASQAAREASETELPKVFRNEEGCLVKGEPDREGDEWTELVAPKAGVYRLGAPYKIFPRGTACPEELR
- a CDS encoding helix-turn-helix domain-containing protein, whose protein sequence is MASNVNPTVRRRRLGQELRRLREQKNMTAEQVAERLLVSQSKISRLENGRRSISQRDVRDLCGVYEVEDERVVESLMQMAKDSRQQGWWHAFGDIPYSVYIGLETDAESLRVYEPQIIPGLLQTHGYAEAVIRGALPESAPADIDKRVTVRTRRQERIRDDERHLRLWAVIDEGALRRIVGNKRLMIEQLEHLVEQSLLPHVTVQVLPFDMGAHPGISGHYAILEFPDTSDSSVVYIEGVTSDLYLEKAQDVAKYSVMYEHLRAQALNAEQTREFISDIAKAYAAGNPG